ATGCTTTACCAGCTGTTGCCACGCCTTACACAGATAAGGTCTGTAGTCCACCTCTGCATCACAGGGACGTTTAAAGGTAGAAGGCTCCTCGGGTGAGTTTGAGGCTTTTTGCATTATACTTTGTGTCGTTGCAAAAAGAACCAAGCGATACTGATCTACAAGTTTCTTTAAGAACTGAGAACATTTCTTCAGAGTAGACTCCTGTAAGTTAACACTTTCTCCTCCATTGACCCTGTCAATCCAGTAAAACACGGACAGGCTATCCaaaatcaaaaggcagagagaggggtggcTACAAAACATAGTTTCTAGTGAGTACAGTGTGAGAAGTAACTGGGTGCTACTACTGCAGTACACCAAATAAAATCTTCCAAGGCAGTATTTTATGATGTCTTCGGAGCTCTGGGAAAGTCTATGCTCAAGGATTGTAACAAGCCGAAGCATATCAAAGTGGTAATCTGTGTCAATAAATAGGACTTCTATTTCCAGTCCACCTTCTGATTTTGGAAGTATACATCGTGCTGTTAAATGGTAAAGCATTTCTGTTTTTCCTGTTCCTTCTGGACCATGAAATTCAAGAATGTCACCATGCACAGGTGAATCTTCATCAGCAAACAGGTATGGTTCTATTTCTTTCAAGGAGCTTCTACCTTCAAGTCGGGCAAGCAACTCGGTCCCGGACTCAGACCGATGGAAGTCACTACACATCGCCCCGAAGGCTCAGCGCGCGAGGCACTCAACTTTCCCGCCACCAACGCCATTGACCAACAGCTAGAGGACCGAAGCCAgccaaaaatatttgcttttctttaactTGTCCCACTGCCGGATCCCTCGGTGGTCCGGCTTCTCCTGGCCTGTGTGGGCAGGGGGTCTTGTAGCACAGGCCTGGCCTCATCCTGTCTCCTGCTGCTACTCCACCTGCCCCGTGCATCAGTCTCACGGCGTCGGGTGTCACCTTTTTGTCGACTGCCAGCTGCTTGTCTTGACTGTGACTCTGCTTTATCTGGGACTTGGAACATCGCCATTCAACTTGGAGAGCCCCTGTCATTTCACTGTAGACTAGCCCACGCTGCCGGGTTTCCGGTTCTCCAGCCTCACCCCTCTTCGTCTCTGGCCTTCGCTGCTGTCTGCTGAGCCTTCTCTCCCGTTCCTGCTGCCTTGCCGAGACCTCCAGTTTGCTCCTTGAGTGAATTTTTGCTGCAGTGACTTCTACGATTACAGGACGTGGAAGTAAAGACCTTGGGACGATACTTAAACATTAACTTCTACACCCACGCTTGGAAAGCCTCCTAGAATGCTGTAATTAAGAAAGTAgattaggggccggcattgtggcgtaataGGTCGAActtctgcctgtgacgctggcagtCCGTATGGGGCCTggtccaagccctggctgctccagttcccatccagctccctgctaatggacctggggaagcagcggaggatggcctaggtgcttgggcccctgcacccatttgggagaacaggatgaggctcctggctttggcctggcccaggccatttggggagtggaccagcagatggaaggttgatctctctctctctctttttgttttttggaagatatctctctccctctctctctgtgactctgtctttcaaataaataaatctttttaaaaaagaaaatagttccttttcaaaaattatgtatttatttatttgagaggcctaggcacacacacacacagagaaatcacatccattggttcactctccagatgcccacaatggccaagactgggccaggctgaagccaggggccaggaggctcaacccaggtctcccatgcaggtggcaggaacctggtcacttgagccatcctcactgcctcctggggtctgcgttagcaggaagctggagtcaggagccagagtcaggaattgaGTGCAGGTGCTCCAGTCTGGTGTCTTGATGGCATcgtagctgctaggccaaatgcctgcctgtagGTATTTTCTTTAATCAGAGAccagctttttttaattttcattttcttgatgaaaATATGAATGATTAGTGTTTGTGTGTGAGGACCTTTCGATTATTTCAGAATAATGCTTAGGAGAGGGAAAAgttcatttttcagaatttttttgaaggattgtgtttatttatttaagaggtagagttacagagagagggagagacagagagagaggtcttccatttgctggttggaatggccgcaatggccggagctgagcggacccgaagccaggagccaggagcttcctctgggtctcccatgtgggtgcaggggcccaagcatgtgggccatctactgctgctctcccaggccatagcagagagctggattggaagaggagcagccgggactagaaccggtgtccaggtgggatgccggcacagtagGCATAGGCCTAACCTCCTGTGCCGTGTGTCGGCCTTCCACTTCTGTGTAAGTGGGTCACGGACATGAGTGTGGAGTCTGCGGAATGGTCCTGGGTCTGAAGCTGTGTGCGCTGTGTGTAATTCTGGGGCGTGCCTGCACTCACGATGCCTGGCCAGGCTGTAGCTCTCTCTTGCTGTTCTGAGCTTAAGTTAGATACCCCAGCTCTGGGATCCCTGGAACCCTGGGTGAAATTCTCCAGTAGCACTTTCCACGCTGCGCTGTCATTAGTCAGAGTGCCTTGTTTTCAAGCGTCTCTGTGTATTCAGACATGTGCTTGGTATGAAAGAGGCGCGTTATGTTTGATGCATGAACGAGTACACGAATTAATGAATAAGCTACTACACCTGCTAACGGTATCAGCTCTTTGAGGATGGACGATTCATAAATCATAGGCTGGTGctgtacttttttaaagatttatttatttgaaaggcagagttacaaagagaggggagaaagagagagagagagagaaagagaaagtcttcagaaaccctatccaggtctcctctggtctcccaggcacgttagcagggagctggatcagaagtggagcagccgggactggaagcagagctcatAGGAGAGGGATGCCGgggttgcaggcagtggcgtaacctgctgcaccacaacgccaggcccGGCTGTGCAGCTCGAATCTTCTCCTTTCGATTCTCCTTGTTGCGGACTTGACGTGAACATGCAAACCACGGCCATAGAATAGTTGAGCCAGAGTGCAGTGTGAGGCTGGCCCTCGACGCGAACACGCTGGCCAGCTGTGTGCTGAGGAAGGTCCCCTCACACTCCGGAGCAGGAGCCTCCcgtggctctgggctttgggGCTGGACAGTCCCCTCACCTCCTGGTGCCTGCCTTTCCTTGGCCACAGTGGTAGCTGTGTTTCTGGAGTACGGGGGAGGGTTTGTGGCCGGGCTGAGCGAGGTGGGTGAGAGGCACAGATCCCATCTTGCGATTAGCCGCAGACCgacgcccgccccctccccgcagccTGCACGACATACTCAACAACCTGAGGTCCAAGTACGCCAGGCAGGTGAAGCAGTTTCAGGAGGAGAACCAGGCTCTGGCGAGCGACTACAGGCGCCTGGTGATGCAGTTCAAGGAGCTGCAGAAAGCCAAGAGGTACTGGGTCCTAAGGCCCCTCTCCTCGCAGAGGTGGCCGGGGGGAGTCGGCGGTCCCGGCGCGTTCCTGAGCCGTGATGTCCTCAGctgtcctgggctgggccagggctctaGGGGAGCTAGCGTCCCCGTACtcgtgggccacctgctgctcctgcGTTGTGTCGGGATGCGTTCCAGTTTATCCTAGGTAGGACTGGCCGCCCGGGGATTGGACCAGGCCCAGCGATGACCACGGCTCACTCTTGTGTTCCTTGCCTGCTGCCAGTTAAGGGGACgctgagcagggcctggcaccAGCGGGCCGTGCTCTGTGGCTCTCCCTCCCAGGCACTTTGCCGTCACCGACGATGAGAAGTTCCAGGAGATTTGGCTGTTGAATGAGGAGGAGGCCAAGGCGCTCATAGGCCGAGCCTTTGATGTCGACAGGATCATCCACACCCAccacctggggctcccctggacGGCGCCTGACACCTCGCTCCTGAAGAACGTGGGGCCCCTCTCTCAGAAGCGGCAGCGCAAGTCTGCCGCACAAGTTCTGGGAGAGGTGCTGCTGGGAGCAGGTGGGTGACGCACAGCGCCTCCGAGCCCATGGGCCCGCCTCCCCCTGCACAGAGAAGGAAGGGGGGAGTGTCAGAGCTGGGAGGGAGTTGGTATGACTTGCAAGTCGCCTCTAATTTATGGTTTTTCTGTTTCCTCTGTATTATAAGCCGCAGCTCTGGACGCCTAATCCAGTATAGGTCCAATTCATTTTTGCTGTGCACGCTGTCATGCACCTCTGTTGGCCTACTCTTGGTGTGGTGCCGGCAGCCACTGTTAATCATGGTCCAAGATCCGTGATGACATTCGTGCTGCAAAATGGTGAAATTGGAAATTCTTGGGGAGGGCACTTGGCCTGGTGGTGAAGACGCCTTTTAAGACACGCACGCCCCGAGTGGAGCGCGTGGGTTCGGCAccggctctggctgctgactcccgctgcctgctgatgcagaccctgggaggcctggTGATGGCTCgggcacttgggctcctgccacccacacgggagacctggactcggctcccggctcccagctctggcccacagggacttctggggagtgaggcaggggGTCTGTTAGGGTACATTCATTTATTAGCTACAACACTACCGAGGAGACACTGTGCTCGTCAGCTGTTTGCTACCCTGAGCTACAGTTTGTATAGAAAAGGCGGGATAGGTGCTCACGTTCCCTTCTGCCTGTCAGTTTTCACAATAATGCATTGAGCCTGCAGTCCCGTTCCATTTTCAGTCGTTATGAACAGACCTGGTGGCTTTCCGTTTCCTGCAGTTACTGTCCTCACTGGTGCTCTGACTGTGCCGTCTCTCTGGCCAGTGGAGTCTTCCTGTCTGCTTCTGGGTCCTGGGGAGCAGCCCTACTGGCCTTTGAGAGCTGCCCGGCTTACCCCGACGGCCAGCCGTTCCAGGCACACATTGCGTGTTTCCTGCCTCCAATCTGGAGCCAGGCGTTTCAAAGGGACACCTGGCCCCTGGAATCGGGAACAGGATTCTGGAACCACACTGTGGACTCTGGTGCTCCTTGTTGTTTCTAGGCCAagggacagagcccagggtgTGGAATTACGTTTTGATGATGAGATAAATCCCGAGTTCACCCTAACCATCAGCAGGGTGCCAGGATGGTTATTAACCTTATCAAGTGTATCTGCTTTCTTGCAACGTGCAACTCTTGGTGCTCAGTGACTCTAAAATAATtactctcccaagaaaatatcaAGTCTACCACCAACAGGTGGGAAGTGACAATAGTTTAAATTCTTTGTGGTCCTTTTGTTCCTAAGATGTGTCCTGCTGGCGGTGTACTGAGAGCAGCGCATCCCACAGTCACCTGGAATAGCTTGTGTGGTTACGTCCCCAGCTGGATGcacagggtttttttgttgttgttgttgctattccattttacttttatttttatctatttttttaagatttatttatttatttgaaagtcagagttacacagagagaaggaaaggcagagagagagagagagagggcttccatctgctggttcattctccaaatggctgcaacggccagagctgcaccaatctgaagccaggagccaggagcttcttccaggtctcccacgcgggtgcaggggcccaaggacttgggccatcctctgctgctttcccaggccatagcagagagctggattggaagtggagcaaccgggtgtccatatgggatgctggcactgcaggtggcagctttacctgctatgccacagcgccggtcccaaatTTTACTTTTGATTATTGGGATTGCTCTTTATAGTTTAATTTGTTTTACAGTTAAGTAAAATACTTACACGCTTCCAAAGTCAAATGAACAAAGACATCACGATTTACTCTCTGCACCCTATTCCATCCCTCTCTACAGATGGCTGTTACAACCCAGGGCTTCTGCTTCCAGGGCTTGTTTAAAaactacatatacacacacacatgcacacatgcgcacacacacacacgcacacacacacgcgtgcgtGCACAAAGCAGCAGGTTTTTTAAGTGGTTGAAAGCAGGTCCCTGTGGCCACTCTCCTTTGTGCGCGGTGGCTCTTGCTGTTGGCCCTCGCTTGTCGATAACGTTCCTCAGAGGAAGCCCCGTTGCCTCTCAGCTGGCTGGTTTTAAGCTGCTGCAGGTtcagaaggcagtagaagatggcccaagtccttgggccctgcacccacatgggaggcctggaagaagctcatggcttctggcttcagattggcgcagctccagctgttgcggccatctggggaatgaaccagttgatggaagaactcatgctgtctctctgttcctctgcctctctgtaactctgcctttcaagtaaataagtaaatcttaaaagaaaagaaagaaataatacagCACACCTGCCAGACTCGTCGTCcctccccccagcacctcctggttcATGGATAGAATTTTTCTATTGCTATTTGCAAGGTAttgggagaaggggaaggaaagataagagagagagagagaaggagagagggagcgagagatcatcctctggttcactgtgAAAATGcccgcaaaagccagggctgtgctgggccaaagccagagccaggacctccatccggaTGTCCCGCGTGCTCCCTCCTGGCTGACAGGAACTTGGCCACTTGGGCCATGGcctggtgctgcctcccagggcgcacattagcaggaagttgcagcgagaagcaaaagccaggaatggaacccaggcacggTGGTGTGGGCGAGGGcgtaggtgtgggtgtgggtgtgggcgtgggcgtgggcgtgggcgcgGGCGTGGGCATCTGCGCAGTGAGGCTGCATCAGCCTGCTGGACTCCACGGCTGGCCTGTGCGGGTGGGGCGTCCGGCAGGTGCAGCTGGAGGAGTGAGGTGTTACAGACAGCCCAGTTCTGAGCCCAGGCCCCTTCCCTCACGTGGTGGGCTTTCTCCTACTTCCTGAACTTCCGGCTCTTCCTGCAGTGGGCAGCCACTGATGGGGCCTCCGCGAGGCCTTTCAGGAGGGAACTTGGCTCAGAAAAGCTCTCTGTTTCTGCAAGTCCGCGGGCCGAGAGACGACCTCCTCTTCTGTTCCCTCTCCACGGCCTAGCAGAGGAGGAAGGCGCAGAAGCGGCCGTCTCGGAGGCCGAGTCCTACCTGGACCTGCCCAAGCAGATTTCAGCAAAAACCACCAGGAAGATCCTGATGCTCCTGTGTGACGAGTCGGTGAGGCCGGGCTGGGGCGGCGTCTGGGCCGGGCGGGGCCGGGTGGGGCCTGGAGTCGGGAGTAGGcggccccccctccccggccaTGCCCGGGCACCAGGCCTGGGCAGCAGAGCCCGGGGTCAGGTCACAGGGAGCATGCACCCCGCGCCCAGCTGGCCCAGCTGCCTGGTGGCGCTGCCCCTGGGGCTCTACAGGTTGTGGGCCAGGCCAGCCGGCAGCCCTGCCAACTGCTCATTGTGAGGTAGAGGGGGTGCCGgcaagccccgccccccgccaagTGGTGAGGCCGCCCTGCCTTGTGGCCCTTCTTTGGGGGCGCAGCTTCAGGCTGCTGGATGTCTGTTAGGCTTGGGCACCTGCGCCGGGTGTCAGCGACAGCGCTTAGGGCTGGTTCAGCCGTGCTGAGCGCCTATTTAGAGTGTGTGGTTCCGAGGTGCGAGGAAGTGGGGGAGCGAGGATGGGTGGCCTATTTCCCCTGGGGACAGCTGGGTAGTTTTCTGTGGCACCGGGGCTGAGGGAGTCAGCTGGCAGGGCCTCCCCTCTCTGCAGGCTGCGGGGAGTCCACCCCAGGCGCTCAGGGCCCCCATGCCCGCCTCGCTGCAGGCCTGCCCCTCGCCCAGCTCGGCACTGCCTGCTGCTGCGCATTCTGCAGCATTTGGGGGCACAGGAATGTGGGTGCTGCGGCCGGGTCGGGTCTGGaccgcggggcggggcctgggtgtGCGCCCAGTGGCCGGTGGCCGAGGggaatgggtgcagggcccccattTCTGAGGCAGGGCAGGCCCTGGCCGTGCCCTGCAGAGGCTCGGGCATGCGCACAAGGCCTTGCTCGCCCCCTGGGTTCCGCTCCTGGGTGCAGCCACAGGCTGAAGCCCCCCTCTGACTGGAGCCGCCTTCTTGCGCCTCCTCAGGGTTTCCTCATAGAGAGCAAGCTGAtgagcctcctcctgcccctggagACGAGCGAGTGCTACCTGCTGCGGCTGGACGCCATCTTCTCGGTCAGTGCcgtgggccggggccggggccggggccggggacaGTCCCTGTCTGCCCGACCTCGTCTCCGCCCTGGGAGTAGGTGAGGGTCTCCCAGAGGGCCGCTTGGCTCCGGGCCGCCCCGCCCTGCCTCTGCACGCAGCCGTTGGCCGGTCCCCCGGCTGCACCCTGCCTGCGTCTCTGGCGCGCCCCGGCTCCGCAGTTGTGCGTGCGGCCGCCTGGTGCCAgcttcaaccccccccccccccccatcaaccAGTGGCGCTGCTGTCAGCACGGTGGCTCCCATTTCCCAGAGGCGCCCCACGCCCCGTGCATGCCCTGTGCCATGGGCCAGGGCAGCCTCCAGGACGCTGGGCGGAGCACCCCGGGCCCAAGGCCGCTGTCGCGGGTGCCGGGGCAGCCGTGCTGTTTCCTCCACAGGCCCTGGGGATCGAAAGCGAGGAGGACCTGTACAAGCTGGTGCACTTCTTCCTGAAATACCGGGCTCACCATCTGTCCTCCAGCCAGGTGAGGAGGCCTTGGGCCGAGGGGAGAGCGGCCCCAGGGAGCGGCCCTTCTGCAGAGATGGTGGGGGGTTCAGGGGTTCGGGGGTTCGTGCGGGGGGCCACCCCCTGCCTCCCTTGTTCTCATTTCCTGTTTGCTGGAGCTGAGAGGCGGCTGCTTCTTCCCTGGGCCCGGCCTCAAGGCGGGGGAAGGCACTGCGAGGTCAGCCCACGgccgcccacccctcccccataacCGACCTCACAGCAG
The window above is part of the Lepus europaeus isolate LE1 chromosome 13, mLepTim1.pri, whole genome shotgun sequence genome. Proteins encoded here:
- the LOC133773016 gene encoding DNA repair protein XRCC2: MCSDFHRSESGTELLARLEGRSSLKEIEPYLFADEDSPVHGDILEFHGPEGTGKTEMLYHLTARCILPKSEGGLEIEVLFIDTDYHFDMLRLVTILEHRLSQSSEDIIKYCLGRFYLVYCSSSTQLLLTLYSLETMFCSHPSLCLLILDSLSVFYWIDRVNGGESVNLQESTLKKCSQFLKKLVDQYRLVLFATTQSIMQKASNSPEEPSTFKRPCDAEVDYRPYLCKAWQQLVKHRLFFSKQDDSKGSSKFSLVSRHLKSNNIKKLFFIIAESGVQFC